The DNA sequence TTTCAATGCTTTGACGAAGGAACGGATGGCAGCTCTGCCACCTTTGAGACCGAATGTGAGCACACCGCTACCGCCTTGGTAATCAAAGTATTTGCGGATACGCTTGAAATACGGACTAGATTTGAGTCCCGGATAGCTGACCCAATTCACGGCGGGGTGCTTGGACAAAAATTCAGCTAATGCGAGGGCGTTGTTGCTGTGCTGTGGCATTCGCAAATGGAGCGTTTCAAGGCCCAAATTCAAAAGGAATGCGTTGAACGGACTTAATGCGGCGCCGTAATCGCGCAAGAATTGAGCGCGAGCTTTCGCGATAAATGCGGCACGTCCAAATTTTTGAGTATAGGAGGTGTTTGCGTATTGCGCATCCGGTTCCACGAGGTCTGGGAACTTACCGTTTTCCCAGTTGTAATTGCCGCCGTCAATGACGACACCGCCGAGCGCAACGGCATGGCCGTCGATGTACTTCGTTGCCGAGTGAATGACAACATTTGCTCCGAGTTTCAAAGGCTTTACGAGGAATGGTGTCGCGAGCGTGTTATCGACGAGGAACGGAACGTCAAATTCTTTGGCGAGCTTGGAGAACTTTTCAAAATCCAAAATGCCCAAGGCAGGGTTGCCAATCGTTTCGCCGAAAATGAGCTTGGTGTTCGGGCGGAATGCTTTGCGGAGTTCTGCAATGGAATCTTCCGGGTTGATGAATGTCGTTTCAATGCCGAGCTTGGAAAGTCTCACGCTGAGCAATGTGTAGCTGCCGCCGTAAATGGTTTTGCTTGCTACGATGTGGTCACCTGCTTTCACGAGGTTCGAAATCGCGAGGAGGACTGCGGCTTGTCCCGATGCGGTTGCGACTGCACCCACGCCACCTTCGAGTTCCGTGATTTTGGCTTCGAACGCCGCGACGGTCGGGTTTCCTGTGCGGGTGTATTTATTGCCCGATTGTTTGAGCGAAAAGAGGCGTTCCACTTCGTTAACGTCTTCGTACTTGTACGTCGTGGACTGGAAAATCGGGAGCACTCGCGGTTCGCCAATCTTGGGCTTCCAACCCGCCTGTAAACACTTTGTTGCAAAATTCCATGTGCTCGGATCAGTAACGTTAGCGGTATTTTTTGCAGATTCAATTTTCTTTTTTGATATATTCTTTGTCATTTTAAAAACTCCTCTTTCGCGCCAAAATATAGAACGCAACTATTACCTTGTCCAATACTAAATAAATATCGTGTATTATAGAATTAATTTATTGGTAGTGTTTGACGCTTGATTTTACTGGATCCTTCACGTTGTTCAGGATGACGAATTCGTCTTCTCGTCATTCCCCTAGTGGGGCATGACTTGTTCGATTTGGATATAGAAACATGCAAGCATGTTTCTGCATCACTCGGCTCGTTCGTCATTCCCCTGCGGGGCATGACTGCTGCGGTTATCCAATACGAACGCAAGCGTTCGTGCTGTCTAACCTTGCGCGTCATTCTGAGGCGAAGACGAAGAATCCAGTTATTTCTCGTATATCGAAATAAGCGATTATCAGCAATTAGAAAAACTTATAGCTCTCCGCATTTTGCGTTTCATAGCACAAAAATCCGTGGGAGAATGCTGTCAATCATCCCCATAAAATTCTTATATTTCGAGCTATGGCATTATCAGCAAATATTACACGCGAAGGAGCGCTTGAACTCCTTAAAAAATACAACAAGGATCCGTTCCACCTTGAACATGGCGAAATCGTAGAAAATACGATGCGTTACTTTGCTCGTGAACTCGGTTACGGCGAAGACGAAGAATTCTGGGGAATTGTCGGTCTCCTGCACGACCTTGATTTTGAATTGTGGCCGGAACAGCATTGCATCAAGGAACGCGAATTGATGCAAGAGGCGGGGCTTTCGGAAGAGCTGATTCATGCGACGACGAGCCATGGCTGGTCCATCACGGTGGATGTCAAGCCGGAACACGAAATGGAAAAAGTGCTTTATGCCGTTGATGAACTCACGGGCTTGATTGGTGCGGTTGTTTTGATGCGCCCGTCCAAGAGCGTTCAAGATTTGGAACTGAAATCGGTCTTGAAAAAGTACAAGTCCCCGAAATTTGCGGCGGGCTGTTCCCGCGAAGTCATCGAGCGCGGCGCAAACCTCCTCGGTTGGGAATTGAACGACCTCATCTCCCGAACCATCGCCGCATTAAAAACCTTTAGACCGTAAAAACAAGCATTGTCATGCCCGACTTGATCTCTTTGACTACTTGCAGCTATGCTGCTTAGTAGTCATGATCCGCGTATGGGGAGGGCACCTCCTTTTCATATGAAAAATGCGCTCCGAATTCTCGGAGCGCTTTTGTATGGAGATTCCCGCTTACTTCGACTGCGCTCAGCACAGGCTCCGGCGAGAATGACATCTTGCTGTCATGCCCGGCGCCTGTCCTCGCTTGACGGGGATGACCGGGCATCGCCTTTATGCGTTTGTAGCGACTTTGACTTCTTCGATCTTCTTGAGAACGGAGCCGTCTTCCATAGCCTTAATCGCCTTGTCGAAGCCTTCCTTGATGCTTGCAGCCTTGTTGCTGATGTAAAGCGCTGCACCGGCGTTCAGGGCGCAAGCGTACTTGATGCCCGGGCGGCCCTTGCCGTTCAGCACGTCGAGAGCGAGGTTGAAGTTGTCCACGCCCGTACCGCCTGCGAGGTCTTCCGGGTCCACAGCCGGGACGCCGAATTCCTTCGGGTCAATGCGGTATTCGCGATACTCGCCGTCTTCCAAGATTTCTGCAATCGTTGTCGGGACGCACGGAGAAATTTCATCGTAGCCGTCATCAGAGATAGCGACCATCACGCGCTTTGCACCGAGGGACTTTGCAGCCTTGGTGAACGGTTCGAGAATCGACTTGCTGTAAACGCCGAGCATGAGGTATTTGGCTTCGGCCGGGTTCGTGAGGGGGCCGAGCAAGTTCATGATGGTTTTCACGCCGAGGGCACCGCGAACCGGGCCGGCAAAACGCATAGCGCTGTGGTAGACAGGAGCCATGAGGAACACGAAGTTCGTCTTGTCGATGACAGAGGCTGCCTTTTCGGGAGTCATGTCCAGCTTGAAGCCGGCTGCGGTATAGAAGTCAGCGGCACCGGACTTGCTGGAAACAGCGCGGTTGCCGTGCTTGGCAATCTTGGCGCCACAGCTTGCTGCGATAAGGCCGGAGAGAGAGCTCACGTTGAAGCTACCCTTGCCGTCGCCACCGGTACCCACGATATCGGTGAGTTCGTCACCGCTGTACGGGAACTTGCGCTTCTTGCTGCTCAAAACCTTGGCACAGCCTGCAATTTCTTCGGTCACGGGGCCCTTGCTGGAAAGTGCAGTAAGGATTGCAGCCATCTGGCGTTCGTCCATGATACCGTCCGTCAAGTCTTCCATGAACATTTCGGCGGTTTCGCGAGTCAAATCCTTGCCTGCGGTAAGCGTGTTCAGAATTCCGCGGATATCGAGCGGTTCGCGACGGTAGTTGAGGAATGCCTTGAAGAATTCGTCGGCGCGGCCGCTAGCGATGGATTCCGGGTGGAACTGCACGCCTTCAATCGGGAGCGTCTTGTGGCGAATACCCATGATGTCGCCGTCGGTAGCGCGGGCGGTCACTTCGAAATCGGCCGGGAGCGTAGATTCGTCGATGACCAGGCTGTGGTAACGCGTAAAGATGTTCTTCTTGCCGATGGTGCGGAAAAGGCCCTTGCCATCGAGGTCGATTTCTTCGGCAATGCCGTGCTTGATGAACTTGGCCTGCACAATCTTTGCGCCAAAGGCGTAACCGATAGCCTGGTGGCCGAGGCACACTCCCAAAATCGGGAGCTTGCCTGCAAAGTGCTTGATGGCTTCGACAGAAATGCCTGCATCTTCCGGACGGCCCGGGCCCGGGCTTACAATGAGGCGGCTCGGGTTCAGTTTTTCGATGTCTGCAATGGTGCATTCGCGGCTACGGAGCACGCGGATTTCTTCGGTGGTAATCTTGGCCAAAGCCTGATAAACGTTATAAGTAAAAGAATCGTAGTTGTCGATAATGATAATCATGGTTGTAATCTCTTTTTTAAAGTTTTGGGGTGTTTCGTCATTGCGAGGCTGAAAGCCGAAGCAATCTAGTTGTCACCCTCCAGTACAGCCCTGATCGCTCCGAGCTTTTCATTCGTTTCTTCAAATTCGCGGTCAGCGTTCGATGCTGCCACAATGCCACCGCCTGCCTGGAGGCTGATGGTCTTGCCCTGCTTTAAGCAGCAACGGATAGCGATGCAGAAATCCAAGTCGCCGTCCGATTCTATGTAACCCACGGCGCCAGCGTAGAAGCGACGCTTGATTTTTTCGAGACCAGAAAGAATTTCAATGGCGCTGATTTTCGGAGCGCCGCTCACCGTACCTGCCGGGAAGCTGGAGCGTAGCACTTCAATGGCCTTCTTGTTCTTGGAAACGCGGCCTTGCACGTCAGAGACCAAGTGGATCACGTGGCTGAACTTTTCGCATTCCATGTACTTGGTCGTTTCGACCGTACCGGCATCGCAAACGCGGCCGAGGTCGTTGCGGGCGAGGTCTACGAGCATCAAGTGCTCTGCGCGTTCCTTCGGATCGCCCTTCAAATTCTTCATCAATGCTTCGTCTTCTGCGTCGTCCTTACCGCGGCGGCGGGTACCTGCAATCGGGTGGATGGTGGCGATGCCTTCACGCACGCGGATCAAGCTTTCCGGAGATGCGCCGATGAACTGGTGCGTGCCGTAATCCAAGAAGAACATGTACGGAGACGGGTTCACCGTACGGAGGCGGCGGTAAATGTCGAGGGCTTCGATATCGCTTGCGAACTGGATGCGGCGGGATGGCACAGCCTGAACAATGTTGCCTGCCACGATGTGCTTCTGCAAAGCGGCGACCTTTTCCACGTATTCCTTGCGGGACTGTTCGAGGTCGGTCATCGTGATGCCCTTGCTGTACTGCTTTTCCGGAGCGAGGTAGCTGAAGTCAAGGTCGGCGAGGCGAGCCTTCACCTTTTCAATTGCGGCCTTCAGGTCAATCTGGTGTTCTTCGTAGTTCAGGGCGAACAAGTGAAGCTTTTCGGTGAAGTGGTCAAACACAATGTAAATGTGGCCCACCAAAAATTCAGCTTCGGGAATGTTGAGTTCGTCCACCTGCGGGGCGAGGCGAATTGTGTCGCAACGGGCGCAGAATTCGTAGCCGAGGTAGCCCACGCCCGAAGACGGAATAGGAATCTGGTTAGGCGGCACCGTATTTTCGGCGGAAATCTTGAGCAAGGCGTCGAGAATGTCACCATCACCTTCAGCCAAGAATTCGCTTTCCTTGCCTTCCACGACAATGCTCACGTTCTTGTCGTTCTGGCGCAGGCGGAAACCTTCGTCCACCATCAAGGTCGAATAACGGCTGCGACCGTGGTCGAAGCTTGCCGATTCGAAGATGGCCTTTGCGCCGAGCTTCTTGGCGAGTGAAAACGGGGTGTAACGTTCGCCGGGGAGTGCAACGTAAATGCTGTCAGTACGCGGAGCGTAACCCGGGCGTTCGGTGATGTGAGTAATCTTAGTCATTTTAATCCTCTAGTTTATAAAACTCGTTTGCGTTTGCAAAGGCTTTAAGTCCCGGAGGATTTCGTCAATTTTCGGTAAAAAGGAAGGCCTCCGTGAGTCCGGAAGCCTTTGCCTAAAAATCTTGGGTGATTTGTAACAAATACCGGGCTCTATGTTAGAGTCCGCGCCACCAACGACGGTTCATAGTTGCACTTGTTACGAAATTCATCATATCCCAAAAATATCAATCAAAATTGCACATGGCAAGGGGTAAGTTCAAAAATTTTTCAGAATCCTATAAATTTTCTCTGTAAATCTACTTTTGTGGCATGTCTTGATCCAGGATGCACCATGTAGAGGGGCCTGTGACTGTTTTTGGGCGGCACAAGCTTACCCTGACGCCTTCGGGGGTGCCCATGTTTCGCCTGATGCAGTCGAACGATTCGTTATAACGCTCCGCGCGGGCGTTGCAATTTTCGGCTGATGTTTTTGAAGGATCGTTTTTATAGCCCCATGCCTTGCAGGTCTCGTTTTCGAAAATCCATGTGTATCCATCATCCGTAATTTTCACATTGTACTTTTCAACGATAATTGTATCGACGTAGTAAGAGTTGATTTTGTTTTCGATTATAGTCAACGTGGAGTCGTCTTCGAATGTTTCTTTTGACCATAAAGAAGAAATTTCGATAAGCGAATCCTTGTCTGCGTCTGCGAATGGAACGTACAATCTGCCGTCTGCGTACCAGACGGTGATCGAGGAATCGTTCAGCTGGATTAACTGTTTTTCGGATTCGTTGTAATAAAAATCGTTATTCCCGACTGTAATCTTTCCCGAGTAAAATACAGTGCTGTCGCATGCGCCCCAAGAAAGCGATGGACGACAGTACGTGGACGGAGCAAGCATGAGCGAATCATCACGAACAACAAAAACGCTGGGTTGAACGTAGCGATCTCTACCCGGCTCCATCGTTATAATCCCGTTGTTGTCAATATGTGTATTCTTGCAGTAATCTTTGGAGGCGAATTTTAGAATAATATAATTTGCCCAGAATTCGCCGTATTTTTCCTTGTGTTGGCGCAATCCTTCGGCCGTGAAAATCTCTTCAGGCTTTAAAAAGCTAATTGTCTGAGACTTTATTCCTGTCGTATCGAAGGGGAGTTTGTCCATGACGGAATTTTGTGAAGTCTCGTCTTGCTGTAATGAAGATGGGTTGGACGAAGAATTATCGCAAGCGACAAACAAAAGAGTTGTTGCAACAATCAGCGGAAAAAATTTTAGCACAAATGCCTCCAAACGTTTGAAGTAACGTAATCAATATATATAAAGGTTGAATAGAAAGTAAACTAAATATGAAAAAAATCCCGCGACTAATGTCGCAGGATTTCTTGTCTTACATTCTAATAACTATTGACCAATGACTATTGACCAATAATTAGTCGTCCAAGCAGCTGTCCATGACCTGGATAATCTTCTTCTTGTCCATGTGCTGGCCGATGAACACCAGGCGGATGATGCGGTCGCCGTATTTTTCGTCCCAGATTTTCTGGAGCTGCGGATTTTCGGCGAGCAGGCGAGCCTGTTCTTCCTTGCTTTCGGCTGCAAACCACTGACCGAAGTTTTCGGCGGAGGCCTGCTTGCCAGCCTGTTCAAACAAGAAGCTGTTGTCACGATCGTCGCTGAACCATACAAGACCCTTGGTGCGGATGATGCTGGTCGGATAATCGTCGAGGAACTCTTCGAACTTTTCGCGGTTCAGCGGACGGTGCGTTTCGTACACGAACGTGCTGATGCCGTATTCGTCGCCATGCGGATGGTCCTTGTCGTGGTGGTGGCCGCAGTGGCAAATGCCATGTTCGTGGTCGCAATGGCTGTGGTCTTCGTCATCGTGGTCGTGATGATGTTCATGTTCGTCGTGATCATCATCGTGGTCATGATGGTGTTCGTGTTCCTCATGATCGTGGTGATGTTCATCGTGATCGTCGTCATCGTCATCGTGGTTGTCGTGGTCCATGCCGTTGAGGCGGATGGCCCAGGCGCTAGATTCGGCGACCTTGCCAAAGTCGAACTGCTTCGTGTCGAGAATTTCCTTCATATCGACCTTGCCGTAGTTCGTTTCGATCATCTTGGCGGTCGGCTGCAAAGCCTTCACGACGGCCTTCACGTGTTCCAGATCCTGCTTGTTCAGGCAATCGACCTTGTTCAAAAGAATCGTGTTGCAGAATTCAATTTGCTGGATGAGGAGGTTTGCAATATCGTCTTCCTCGAGGTCTTCCTCGAGGAGCTTCTGGCCACCGGCGAATTCGTCGGCGAGGCGCATCACGTCCACGACGGCGACAATGTTGTCCAAATGGCAGGCGAGACGCTGGCCGTTACGGCCCATCAGCTGGCTTCCGGCAGCGCAAATGGTCTGGGCTATAGGAATCGGTTCGCAAATACCGCTAGCTTCGATAAGAATGTAGTCGAACTTGCCCATTTCCAAAAGTTCGGCAATCTGTTCGAGCAAATCCGTCTTGAGCGAGCAGCAGATGCAGCCGTTCGACAGCGGAACAACCTTGCCCGAGTCTTCCTTGGTGATGTTTCCGCCCTTTTCAATCAAGGTCTGGTCGATGTTCACTTCGCCAATGTCATTGACGATGACGGCGACATGGTAGCCTTGCTGGTTGTTGAGAACGTAGTTGAGGAGAGTTGTTTTGCCGGCTCCCAGGTAACCGGTCAGGAGCGTTATAGGTACAGATTTCATGCGTTAAAATTTACTAAAAATTGCAATTTTAGGCAATGTGACCCGGATTACAGATTGAAAAGCCATTCCAAATTGTACTATTAAACATCTTGCCTTTTTCTTAAATTTTTAATACATTTGTTTTAGGGATTGAAGCGAGGGCTTTTGAGCCGAGTTTTATTCCGAAACGAGCTGCTTTGGTTTAATACCCTTCCTTGAGGGTTGCAGATTGTAGCTTCGCTGTGCTAAATCTTTTAATCAAAACAGTTCTGGGCGTCCTTCGGGGCGCCTTTCTTTTATTTTATCTTGTATTTTCCTTTGAGTTTTTTTATTTTCTGCTGGTTCGTAATAATTTTGGGAATATGCTATGAAGACGTTCCTTCGCAATATTTCTTGCATTCGTTCTGTTCGACTTGTTTCGGCGCTTTTGCTTTGTGGACTTATGTCCATTTTTTGCCTGATGGGCTGTAGCGAAGAAAACTCAAGCTTGGGTATCGATGTCTCGGAAAAGCCCGATCTTTCGGAACAGCAATTGGATTCCGTGTCGTTGTCCGATTACGACCATTTGAAGGGTTATGTTGAGTATGTCGGTCGCGTTTCTGCAGTTACATTGTATGAACTTGATTCGGGACTTGTCTTTACGGGCCGAGAATTTACGGAAGCGGTGGATACGAGTAATGGATTTTTTGATTTTAAAAATTTGAAATTGCAGTCGCCCTATGCTTTGTTAAAATACGAAGCCGTTAGCTATTATCCTCCGCTGTGGGGCTTTGTCGATTTGAGCAAGAATGATTCCATTCACTTGAATACGATGATGAACCTTGAATATCGACGCGTGATGAAGCTAGTTAAAGATGGCTTGCCGACGGACTCTGCGGAAAAGCAGGCCCAGCACGAAATCATGAAGGATTTGTTTCAAAAAGTATATGACATAAAACCTTCAAACCAGATTTCAAATGACGAAGCGGATTCTGTTGCTAGTGCCATTCATCGTATTTATTCAAAATATCTTTTCCGTGATAAAATCGCTTATAAGTACGAATCGGACGGAACATGGGAAGTTGATTCCGTGAAAATGTTTTTTGTGGATCAAGTTTATTTTAAATTGGCTGGACATAATAAGGAAAATTTTGATTTGTTGTTGGCTCGTTTGAGTTCGGACATTTTTGGAAATATTGAAGGCATAGGCGAGTGTTCCGCAAAAAATGATGGCGAAGCAAAGCGAGTTGTCAATGAACTGAGTGATAATTATAGAATGCCATTTGTTTGTAAAAAAGATTCTGGGTGGACTTATCCGGGAGCTTTTTTCCAGGATACTTATGAGTGGGAAAAAGGCTATGATGGCGAAATGCGGAAGGGCGATTTCCATAACCCGTTCTGGTACGCTTACGATTCGCTTCAGGGAAAATGGATTGCTTCTCTAGATGACCCGATTGATGTGGCGTGTGTGTCGTCGAAGTTGGGTGCTGTTCGCAAGAGAGAGGCTACATATGCATTTGCACCCAAGTACCAAAAGTGCATTTTAAATGATGGTGAATATTACTGGACTTCCGCGGATTCAGAAGAAGAATACATCGAGTATGGAACCAAGGGCTTGGAATGTGATTCTTTAGGACGCGTCCAGAAGCTCTCCGTAGATCCGAACTTTTATGTTGTTTGCGAAGAAGGCAAGTTCCGCAAGGCGACCGATGCTGATATAAGGCTTGACTTGATTGAAAGAGAAAAGGCTGCAAATCCGTGTGGCGACGAAGATGATGACTTGCGTCAGGGAAAAGTGGATACGACGATTTATTATTCTTGCTATCATGGAGCATTGAAGATGGCGGGTGAACTGGACAAGTTCCTTGGAAAAGCCTGCAATCATGGCTCGGAAGGATATTACAAGTACCAGAATTCCTTGTTCTATTGCAATGCCGCTCAATGGAAGTATTCCTCGGATTCTCTAGTGACCGAAACCGTGACCGATGAACGGGATGATTCTAAGTACAAGACTGTCGGCATTGGGACGCAAATCTGGATGGCTGAAAATTTGAAGTTGAAGACGGATTCCAGCTGGTGCTATCAGGATCATGATGCAAATTGTGATAAATACGGCCGCCTTTACCAGTGGAATGGCAATGTTGGCGCCAAGGGCGAGAATGTTTGCCCTGAAGGCTTCCATGTTCCCTCAAGCAAGGATTGGGAAACTCTGAAATCTTTTGTCAACGGTGTCTTTGACTGGGATCATTATACACGTATTTTAGGCGCTAAGAAGGGTTGGGAAAAGAGGACCGAATGGTATATCGGAAATGATGACTTTGTCGGTTTCTCGGCGATTGCATCTGGTGTCCGCGATAGCAGTGGCCAGTATGCGGATGAGTTCGATGTGGCTTATTTCTGCACAACGGATCATACGGACTCTACCTATACCGTTTATAAAATGCAGAAATATTTGCCCAATCTCGAAGGGGTTGAATCTCCCCAAAACAGCGCCTGCACAATCCGCTGCATCAAAGACTAAACTCCCGCCCTTGTCATCCCTGCTTGTCATTCCCGCCACCGAGCGGGATTCTCCTTGTGTACTTGTCATCCCGGCCTTGTGCCGGGATCACCTTCTTGTATTACAAAAAATCTAGAGTTCCAGCGACATCTGGTCTTCAGCGGGCTTTGTCGTATTGCTCGCTTCATTCGCTGGTGCGTCGTTTTCATCGGAATCGTCGCCGGATTCATCGGCATTTGCAATTTGCGCCATAAGCCATGCTTCATCGTGCACGGGAATTCCGAGTTCGTTTGCCTTGGTGAGCTTGGAACCGGCCGCTTCGCCTGCCAAAACCCAGCTCGTCTTTTTGCTCACGGAGCCGGAGACTTTGCCGCCGTTCTCTTCGATGAGCTTGCGCGCTTCGTCGCGGTCCATGTTCGGGAGCGTACCCGTGATGACGGCAGTTTGTCCTTGGAATAAAGTCTTGACAACTCCCTTGAATTCCGTCGGGAGTCCGAGTGCTACGAGTTCGTCAATTTCATTGGTATAAAGCGGCGTGTGGAAAAATTCGTAGACGGATTTGCCGATGCGTTCACCAACATCGGTCACGTTCTGTAGTTCCTCGACTGTTGCCGTACGGATTTTTTCGAGTGTGCGGAAATGCTTTGCAATGTTCCTTGCGCTGGTGCGGCCGACAAAGCGGATGCCGAGACCGTGCAACAGATTCTCAAGGCTGCGCTGTTTTGATGCCGCGATGGCATCGAACACGTTCTTTGCGCTCTTCTTTGCCATGCGTTCCTGCGATTCTAAGTCTTCGAGCGTGAGGCGGTAAAGGTCTGGGATGCGCTTGATTTTGCCCGTTGCCAAAAGGCTTGCGATAAGCGCCGGGCCGAGATTTTCGATGTTCATCGCTTCACGGCTCACGAAATGCTCGAACAGGCATTGCACTTGCGCTTGGCAGTGCATGTTTTCGCAGCGTAAAATCACTTCGCCGTCGATGTGCGTCAGAGGCTCGCCGCATACAGGGCATTTTTCGGGAGCCACGACGGGGGAGGCTCCGGCGGGGCGCAGCTCGCGCTTGACGTCGGTGATTTTCGGGATGATCTCGCCACCCTTCTCTACGCCGACTGTGTCGCCGTAGTGCAAGTCAAGCCTTGCCACTTCGTCGAAGTTGTGGAGGGTGGCGCGCTTCACGGTCGTGCCGGCGAGGCGCACGGGTGCGAGATTGGCTACCGGCGTCACGGCACCGGTGCGGCCGACCTGGAATTCTACAGACAAAAGCGGCGTGTAAGCGCGTTCCGCCTTAAACTTGTATGCGATGGCCCAGCGTGGACTCTTGCTCGTGCTGCCGAGTTCTCGCTGCTGCTGCAAATCGTTCAGCTTCACGACCATGCCGTCAATATCGAACGGGAGGCTGTCGCGGCTTGCGCCAATCTTCTCGGAAATCGCCATGATTTCATCGACCGTGTCAGCGGTCCAGTAATCGTTCGTATGGAATCCGAGGCGCTTGAGCTGTTTCAAGTTCTCTTCGTGAGTCTTGTTGTTGCTCTGCGGAATGTGGTACGCAAAAAAGCGCATCGGGCGCGTCTTGCATTCGGCAACGCTTTTGAGTTTGAGTGAACCCGAAACCGTATTGCGGCAGTTCTGGAACGTCTTCTTGTTTTCCAAGATGAACTGCTCGTTCAAGCGTTCAAACGCCTCGCGTTCCATGTAGACTTCACCACGGACTTCGAATGTACCCTGCGGAATCTCGCTCGGGTCAATCTTCAATTTCTTCGCGTCAAAATATTCAGGAATATCCGCAATCGTGAGCGCATTCAATGTCACGTCATCGCCCTGGGCGCCATCGCCACGCGTCGCCGCCTGCTTTAAGCGACCATTCTCATAAACCACCGAAAGCGATACCCCGTCGATTTTTCGTTCGCAAATCCATGTCGCGCGCTTCTCGTCACCTTGAGCGCGGCCATTCTCGTCATCCTGAGCGCGGCC is a window from the Fibrobacter sp. UWB4 genome containing:
- a CDS encoding hydrolase encodes the protein MALSANITREGALELLKKYNKDPFHLEHGEIVENTMRYFARELGYGEDEEFWGIVGLLHDLDFELWPEQHCIKERELMQEAGLSEELIHATTSHGWSITVDVKPEHEMEKVLYAVDELTGLIGAVVLMRPSKSVQDLELKSVLKKYKSPKFAAGCSREVIERGANLLGWELNDLISRTIAALKTFRP
- a CDS encoding FISUMP domain-containing protein — its product is MKTFLRNISCIRSVRLVSALLLCGLMSIFCLMGCSEENSSLGIDVSEKPDLSEQQLDSVSLSDYDHLKGYVEYVGRVSAVTLYELDSGLVFTGREFTEAVDTSNGFFDFKNLKLQSPYALLKYEAVSYYPPLWGFVDLSKNDSIHLNTMMNLEYRRVMKLVKDGLPTDSAEKQAQHEIMKDLFQKVYDIKPSNQISNDEADSVASAIHRIYSKYLFRDKIAYKYESDGTWEVDSVKMFFVDQVYFKLAGHNKENFDLLLARLSSDIFGNIEGIGECSAKNDGEAKRVVNELSDNYRMPFVCKKDSGWTYPGAFFQDTYEWEKGYDGEMRKGDFHNPFWYAYDSLQGKWIASLDDPIDVACVSSKLGAVRKREATYAFAPKYQKCILNDGEYYWTSADSEEEYIEYGTKGLECDSLGRVQKLSVDPNFYVVCEEGKFRKATDADIRLDLIEREKAANPCGDEDDDLRQGKVDTTIYYSCYHGALKMAGELDKFLGKACNHGSEGYYKYQNSLFYCNAAQWKYSSDSLVTETVTDERDDSKYKTVGIGTQIWMAENLKLKTDSSWCYQDHDANCDKYGRLYQWNGNVGAKGENVCPEGFHVPSSKDWETLKSFVNGVFDWDHYTRILGAKKGWEKRTEWYIGNDDFVGFSAIASGVRDSSGQYADEFDVAYFCTTDHTDSTYTVYKMQKYLPNLEGVESPQNSACTIRCIKD
- a CDS encoding GTP-binding protein, whose amino-acid sequence is MKSVPITLLTGYLGAGKTTLLNYVLNNQQGYHVAVIVNDIGEVNIDQTLIEKGGNITKEDSGKVVPLSNGCICCSLKTDLLEQIAELLEMGKFDYILIEASGICEPIPIAQTICAAGSQLMGRNGQRLACHLDNIVAVVDVMRLADEFAGGQKLLEEDLEEDDIANLLIQQIEFCNTILLNKVDCLNKQDLEHVKAVVKALQPTAKMIETNYGKVDMKEILDTKQFDFGKVAESSAWAIRLNGMDHDNHDDDDDDHDEHHHDHEEHEHHHDHDDDHDEHEHHHDHDDEDHSHCDHEHGICHCGHHHDKDHPHGDEYGISTFVYETHRPLNREKFEEFLDDYPTSIIRTKGLVWFSDDRDNSFLFEQAGKQASAENFGQWFAAESKEEQARLLAENPQLQKIWDEKYGDRIIRLVFIGQHMDKKKIIQVMDSCLDD
- a CDS encoding O-acetylhomoserine aminocarboxypropyltransferase/cysteine synthase family protein; the protein is MTKNISKKKIESAKNTANVTDPSTWNFATKCLQAGWKPKIGEPRVLPIFQSTTYKYEDVNEVERLFSLKQSGNKYTRTGNPTVAAFEAKITELEGGVGAVATASGQAAVLLAISNLVKAGDHIVASKTIYGGSYTLLSVRLSKLGIETTFINPEDSIAELRKAFRPNTKLIFGETIGNPALGILDFEKFSKLAKEFDVPFLVDNTLATPFLVKPLKLGANVVIHSATKYIDGHAVALGGVVIDGGNYNWENGKFPDLVEPDAQYANTSYTQKFGRAAFIAKARAQFLRDYGAALSPFNAFLLNLGLETLHLRMPQHSNNALALAEFLSKHPAVNWVSYPGLKSSPYFKRIRKYFDYQGGSGVLTFGLKGGRAAIRSFVKALKVAALVVHVGDARTSVLHPATSTHSQLSPKDRLAAGIPEDMIRVSVGIEDPRDIIADFEQAIAASTKGGK
- a CDS encoding bifunctional anthranilate synthase component II/anthranilate phosphoribosyltransferase yields the protein MIIIIDNYDSFTYNVYQALAKITTEEIRVLRSRECTIADIEKLNPSRLIVSPGPGRPEDAGISVEAIKHFAGKLPILGVCLGHQAIGYAFGAKIVQAKFIKHGIAEEIDLDGKGLFRTIGKKNIFTRYHSLVIDESTLPADFEVTARATDGDIMGIRHKTLPIEGVQFHPESIASGRADEFFKAFLNYRREPLDIRGILNTLTAGKDLTRETAEMFMEDLTDGIMDERQMAAILTALSSKGPVTEEIAGCAKVLSSKKRKFPYSGDELTDIVGTGGDGKGSFNVSSLSGLIAASCGAKIAKHGNRAVSSKSGAADFYTAAGFKLDMTPEKAASVIDKTNFVFLMAPVYHSAMRFAGPVRGALGVKTIMNLLGPLTNPAEAKYLMLGVYSKSILEPFTKAAKSLGAKRVMVAISDDGYDEISPCVPTTIAEILEDGEYREYRIDPKEFGVPAVDPEDLAGGTGVDNFNLALDVLNGKGRPGIKYACALNAGAALYISNKAASIKEGFDKAIKAMEDGSVLKKIEEVKVATNA
- a CDS encoding anthranilate synthase component I family protein; protein product: MTKITHITERPGYAPRTDSIYVALPGERYTPFSLAKKLGAKAIFESASFDHGRSRYSTLMVDEGFRLRQNDKNVSIVVEGKESEFLAEGDGDILDALLKISAENTVPPNQIPIPSSGVGYLGYEFCARCDTIRLAPQVDELNIPEAEFLVGHIYIVFDHFTEKLHLFALNYEEHQIDLKAAIEKVKARLADLDFSYLAPEKQYSKGITMTDLEQSRKEYVEKVAALQKHIVAGNIVQAVPSRRIQFASDIEALDIYRRLRTVNPSPYMFFLDYGTHQFIGASPESLIRVREGIATIHPIAGTRRRGKDDAEDEALMKNLKGDPKERAEHLMLVDLARNDLGRVCDAGTVETTKYMECEKFSHVIHLVSDVQGRVSKNKKAIEVLRSSFPAGTVSGAPKISAIEILSGLEKIKRRFYAGAVGYIESDGDLDFCIAIRCCLKQGKTISLQAGGGIVAASNADREFEETNEKLGAIRAVLEGDN